One segment of Anatilimnocola aggregata DNA contains the following:
- a CDS encoding haloacid dehalogenase-like hydrolase: MTTIRLSLLAFAIWGLAFLSPRLVWGQGPQAASVVTAIDILLNPDRVMIDHARAANDRLRVDYPKSFALDADHAPHITIIQTFVRTSELDKVYAAVAKVTKDENPTEWELKTKGYYDIPSGNLGVAGIVIEPTRDLLRLQQKLIDAVGLYTADKGTDAAFVPKPDGGAMVPGLIDYVTGFVSKSSGKNFNPHVTVGLGTREFLDKLKAEPFKSFTFKARGVAVYQLGDFGTAQKLLWTSAPADPLPSWNDTNSKQSIIDFVMKVTKDGSPDFVPVAERIATFDNDGTLWCEMPIPVQLYFAIDRVKALAPKHPEWKEKQPFKGALEDDIKAIFTNGERGLFELMMASHAGMTTNEFEAIVKDWIATAKHPQFKRPYTELVYQPMLEVLTYLRANGFKTYVVSGGGIEFMRPWMEKVYGIPPEQIIGSSIETKYELRDGNPVLVRLPQLDFNDDKAGKPVAINRFIGRRPIMAFGNSDGDFEMIEWTTTAKGPRFGLIIHHTDAEREYAYDRKAGLGRLDKGLDEASKRNWTVVNMKDDWKTVFPTKK, translated from the coding sequence ATGACAACGATTCGCCTTTCGCTTCTTGCATTCGCGATCTGGGGCCTCGCGTTTCTCTCTCCAAGGCTCGTGTGGGGGCAAGGCCCGCAAGCCGCTTCCGTAGTGACGGCGATCGACATCCTGCTCAACCCGGATCGAGTGATGATCGACCACGCACGGGCGGCAAACGACCGATTGCGCGTCGACTACCCAAAAAGCTTCGCCCTCGATGCCGACCACGCTCCACACATCACTATTATCCAGACGTTCGTGCGCACCAGCGAACTGGACAAGGTGTATGCGGCTGTCGCCAAGGTAACGAAGGACGAAAACCCGACGGAGTGGGAGTTGAAGACGAAGGGGTATTACGACATCCCTAGCGGGAATCTGGGGGTCGCCGGAATCGTGATCGAACCGACCAGGGACTTGCTTCGACTTCAACAGAAACTGATCGACGCTGTAGGTCTGTACACAGCCGACAAGGGGACCGATGCGGCGTTTGTGCCCAAGCCGGACGGGGGCGCGATGGTTCCGGGACTTATCGACTACGTCACGGGATTTGTTTCCAAATCCAGCGGCAAGAACTTCAACCCGCACGTCACCGTCGGTCTCGGCACCCGCGAGTTCCTTGACAAGCTCAAGGCCGAACCGTTTAAGTCGTTCACCTTCAAGGCTCGTGGCGTCGCCGTGTATCAACTCGGTGACTTCGGCACGGCCCAGAAACTACTGTGGACTTCAGCCCCCGCCGATCCGTTGCCATCGTGGAATGACACCAATTCCAAACAGTCGATCATCGACTTCGTGATGAAAGTCACCAAGGATGGCTCACCGGACTTCGTTCCGGTGGCTGAGCGCATCGCCACCTTCGACAACGACGGCACGCTTTGGTGTGAAATGCCGATTCCCGTCCAACTCTATTTCGCCATCGACCGAGTCAAGGCTCTCGCCCCGAAGCACCCGGAGTGGAAGGAGAAGCAGCCGTTCAAGGGTGCCCTCGAAGACGACATAAAAGCCATCTTCACCAACGGCGAGCGCGGACTGTTCGAACTGATGATGGCCAGCCACGCAGGCATGACCACGAACGAGTTCGAGGCCATTGTTAAGGATTGGATCGCCACCGCGAAGCACCCGCAGTTCAAGCGACCGTACACGGAACTCGTCTACCAGCCGATGCTCGAAGTCCTCACCTATCTGCGGGCCAACGGCTTTAAGACGTATGTTGTCTCCGGCGGAGGGATTGAATTTATGCGGCCGTGGATGGAAAAGGTCTACGGCATACCTCCCGAGCAAATCATCGGCAGCAGCATTGAGACGAAGTACGAACTCCGCGATGGAAACCCGGTGTTGGTCCGGTTGCCCCAACTCGACTTCAACGACGACAAGGCCGGGAAACCAGTTGCCATCAACAGATTCATCGGGCGGCGACCGATCATGGCCTTCGGCAACTCGGACGGCGACTTCGAAATGATCGAATGGACCACGACCGCGAAAGGGCCGCGGTTCGGGCTCATCATTCATCACACCGACGCGGAGCGGGAGTACGCTTACGACCGAAAAGCCGGACTCGGCCGACTCGACAAAGGCCTCGACGAAGCGTCGAAGCGGAACTGGACCGTAGTGAACATGAAGGACGACTGGAAGACGGTTTTCCCGACCAAGAAGTAA
- a CDS encoding arylsulfatase, with amino-acid sequence MLGTVEAALGSMTVSGQWTNAIAQENKAQVKEAVLVVDGSLLPFPPTPSASTPGLTIQDSTYKKRVEPKRLAAGAPNILVILMDDVGPGTASTYGGEINTPTLDRVAKLGVSFNRFHSTAMCSPTRAALLTGRNHTRVGNGQIAAIANDFDGFSGTIPKSSATVAEVLKNYGYNTGAWGKWHNTPEEQITSKGPFEYWPTGYGFEYFYGFLAGEASQYDPTLTRNTSPVTDHLPKGYHLTDDIAQDAITWLREQKAYAPDKPFFMYWAPGASHGPHQVMKDWADKYKGKFDDGWDKYRERVFAKAKAKGWIPQSAQLTPRPESLASWDSIPEAEKPFQRRLMEVFAGFTEHADYNAGRVIDEIERQGKLDNTLIFYIWGDNGSSAEGLYGTISEQLAQNGIPTKISQHLEALKELGGLNALGGPKTDNMYHAGWAWAGSTPYKSTKLVGAHFGGTRQPMAVSWPKRIKADPTARPQFHHVIDIVPTIYELTKITPPKVVNGFEQDSIDGVSMTYALGDANAQGTRKTQFFDIMASRGIYHDGWFASAPGPREPWVGGLPKGIKEWSPLTDKWELYNLNEDWSQANDLAATNPKKLEELKLLFLLESTKNKNLPIGGGLWSTAMFHPEDAPASALTEWTFDVPITRMPESAAPKLGKQDSLVSMEVDVPKNANGVLYALAGFSGGITCYVKDGFLCYEFNLFEIQRTKLKSNDKLPTGKVKIEVESKLVGKIGGSMDVTLKVNGKDVAQGRVPAAMSLHFTSNATFDIGADLDSPVSLDYFDQAPFKFNGTIGKTKIAYPKK; translated from the coding sequence GTGCTTGGCACGGTCGAGGCTGCGCTCGGATCGATGACCGTTTCTGGCCAATGGACCAATGCGATAGCCCAGGAAAACAAGGCCCAAGTGAAGGAGGCCGTCCTCGTCGTGGATGGTTCGCTCCTTCCCTTTCCCCCAACGCCTTCCGCCTCCACTCCTGGCCTGACGATCCAGGATTCCACCTACAAGAAACGCGTCGAGCCAAAGCGGCTGGCCGCAGGTGCGCCGAATATCCTCGTCATCCTCATGGACGACGTAGGACCGGGTACAGCCTCGACCTATGGCGGCGAAATCAATACGCCGACGCTCGATCGCGTGGCGAAGTTGGGTGTTTCGTTCAATCGCTTCCACTCCACGGCCATGTGCTCCCCCACGCGGGCAGCACTGCTCACCGGGCGCAATCACACCCGCGTCGGCAACGGTCAGATCGCGGCGATCGCCAACGACTTCGACGGATTCAGTGGTACGATCCCGAAGTCCTCAGCCACGGTCGCCGAAGTGCTCAAGAACTACGGCTACAACACCGGCGCCTGGGGTAAATGGCACAACACGCCGGAAGAGCAGATCACCTCCAAAGGGCCATTCGAGTATTGGCCCACCGGCTATGGATTCGAGTATTTCTACGGCTTCCTCGCCGGCGAGGCTTCGCAGTATGATCCGACGTTGACCCGCAACACATCTCCGGTTACCGATCATCTCCCCAAGGGCTACCACCTCACGGATGACATCGCGCAGGACGCGATCACTTGGCTACGGGAACAGAAGGCGTACGCCCCGGACAAGCCGTTCTTCATGTATTGGGCACCCGGCGCCTCGCACGGTCCGCATCAAGTGATGAAGGACTGGGCTGACAAGTACAAGGGCAAGTTCGACGACGGCTGGGACAAGTATCGCGAACGCGTCTTTGCCAAGGCGAAGGCCAAGGGCTGGATTCCGCAGTCCGCACAGCTCACGCCGCGCCCCGAGTCGCTCGCGTCGTGGGATTCGATTCCCGAAGCGGAAAAGCCGTTCCAGCGTCGTCTAATGGAAGTCTTCGCCGGTTTCACCGAGCACGCCGACTACAACGCGGGACGCGTGATTGATGAAATCGAACGCCAGGGCAAACTCGATAACACGCTTATCTTTTACATCTGGGGCGATAACGGGTCTTCTGCTGAAGGGCTGTATGGCACCATCAGCGAGCAGCTCGCGCAGAATGGCATCCCGACCAAGATTTCACAGCACCTTGAGGCGCTGAAGGAACTCGGCGGCCTCAACGCGCTGGGCGGTCCGAAGACCGACAACATGTATCACGCTGGCTGGGCCTGGGCGGGTAGCACGCCCTACAAATCCACCAAGCTCGTCGGAGCCCACTTCGGCGGCACTCGCCAGCCGATGGCCGTCTCCTGGCCGAAGCGGATCAAGGCAGACCCGACGGCGCGACCGCAGTTCCATCACGTCATCGACATCGTGCCAACCATCTACGAGCTGACCAAGATCACGCCACCGAAAGTCGTGAATGGGTTCGAGCAGGATTCGATCGACGGTGTCAGCATGACCTACGCGTTGGGCGATGCCAATGCGCAGGGAACGCGGAAGACGCAGTTCTTCGACATCATGGCCAGCCGCGGCATTTACCACGACGGCTGGTTCGCAAGTGCTCCCGGCCCGCGTGAACCGTGGGTCGGAGGGCTGCCGAAGGGCATCAAGGAATGGTCGCCGCTGACGGACAAGTGGGAGCTTTACAACCTCAATGAAGACTGGAGCCAGGCGAATGATCTCGCTGCCACGAATCCAAAGAAACTTGAAGAGCTGAAACTGCTCTTCTTGCTCGAATCCACGAAGAACAAGAACCTGCCCATCGGTGGCGGCTTGTGGTCCACCGCCATGTTCCATCCCGAGGACGCGCCCGCCTCCGCGCTCACGGAATGGACCTTTGATGTCCCCATCACCCGCATGCCAGAATCCGCCGCGCCCAAGCTCGGCAAACAAGACAGCTTGGTGAGCATGGAGGTGGACGTTCCGAAAAACGCGAACGGCGTGCTCTATGCGCTGGCTGGGTTTTCCGGCGGCATCACCTGCTACGTAAAAGACGGCTTTCTGTGCTACGAGTTCAACCTGTTTGAGATTCAGCGCACCAAGCTCAAGTCCAATGACAAGCTGCCGACAGGCAAGGTGAAGATTGAAGTCGAATCCAAATTGGTCGGTAAAATCGGCGGGTCGATGGATGTCACGCTTAAAGTGAACGGTAAAGACGTGGCACAAGGGCGAGTTCCGGCCGCCATGTCCCTGCACTTCACTTCGAATGCGACCTTCGACATCGGTGCCGACCTGGATTCCCCAGTCTCGCTCGATTACTTCGATCAGGCACCGTTCAAGTTCAATGGCACGATCGGCAAGACGAAGATCGCCTATCCCAAGAAATAG
- a CDS encoding response regulator, which yields MRRGSVLLADSHSPMLEAIRTLLDERFEAVVMVADVRSLLETMDRLKPDLVIVDVSLPHNAGKNVIAMIHERLPNTDLIALSAYSDRALTDRILASGAIAVVQKSSAVTGLGPALDALGCDRQCSAPA from the coding sequence ATGCGTCGAGGAAGCGTGTTACTCGCAGACAGCCACTCACCCATGCTGGAAGCCATCCGCACCCTGCTCGACGAACGATTTGAAGCGGTTGTGATGGTGGCCGACGTACGATCGCTGCTAGAGACGATGGACCGACTCAAGCCCGATCTGGTGATCGTTGATGTGTCACTTCCGCACAACGCTGGAAAGAACGTCATTGCAATGATTCACGAGCGATTGCCCAACACGGACCTGATTGCCCTCAGTGCGTACAGCGACCGAGCGTTGACCGACCGAATCCTGGCCAGCGGGGCAATCGCCGTCGTACAGAAAAGTTCAGCAGTGACAGGTCTCGGCCCGGCCTTGGACGCGCTAGGGTGCGATCGCCAGTGTTCCGCGCCAGCATAA
- a CDS encoding response regulator encodes MTHPRLLLADDHRIVVEGLRSILIPEYELVGIVEDGRELVDAAKRLKPDVIVADIAMPRLNGLDAVAQLRKEGCPAKVVFLTMHKDATYAAKALEMGASGYVLKHSASTELLMAIRAALSGGTYVTSEIAESMRRAAETRTASLEAPALTPRQREVLQLFAEGRSAKEVATVLHISTRTAENHKARIMDVLCISTTADLVQYALRHGIIATD; translated from the coding sequence ATGACCCACCCCCGTCTCTTGTTAGCGGATGACCATCGCATCGTGGTGGAAGGGCTGCGCAGCATTCTCATTCCGGAGTATGAGCTGGTGGGGATTGTTGAGGATGGCCGAGAACTTGTCGACGCGGCCAAACGATTGAAACCAGACGTCATTGTTGCGGACATCGCCATGCCGCGGCTGAATGGGCTCGATGCGGTCGCTCAACTGAGGAAGGAAGGTTGCCCGGCCAAGGTAGTGTTTCTCACGATGCACAAGGACGCAACTTATGCGGCCAAGGCTTTGGAGATGGGTGCGTCCGGTTACGTGCTGAAACACTCTGCGAGCACAGAGCTGCTGATGGCGATTCGCGCTGCCTTGTCGGGTGGGACGTATGTTACCAGCGAAATCGCCGAAAGCATGCGGAGAGCGGCTGAGACGCGAACTGCGTCGCTGGAAGCACCCGCGCTCACACCGCGCCAACGCGAAGTTCTCCAACTCTTTGCCGAAGGCCGATCGGCCAAGGAAGTCGCCACGGTACTACATATCTCGACACGAACCGCCGAGAACCATAAGGCCCGCATCATGGATGTGTTGTGCATCTCCACAACGGCCGATCTCGTGCAGTATGCCTTGCGCCACGGGATTATCGCGACAGACTGA
- a CDS encoding arylsulfatase, translating into MNLKRMCGAFIALLTITLLSPLFTSAQSKRPNIVIIWGDDIGQSNVSAYSHGVMGYKTPNIDRLAKEGMMFTDYYAEQSCTAGRASFLTGQHGLRTGMTKVGLPAATLGLQKEDPTIAELLKPLGYTTGQFGKNHLGDRNEFLPTVHGFDEFYGNLYHLNAEEEPEHPDYPKDPAFRAKYGPRGVMDCKATFNDDPTIDPRFGRVGRQIIKDTGPLTKKRMETIDDDVAGRAADFIQRQSKTNKPFFVWVNFTHMHARTYPKPESKGQSGRWQSEYHDVMIDHDRNVGTVLKALDDAGIAGDTFVMYSTDNGPHMNTWPDGAMTPFRNEKNTNWEGAYRVPCMVKWPNKIKPGSVSNDIVGHHDWLPTLLAMAGDTDVTNKLLKGHQVGDMTYKVHLDGFNLVPYLTGKTEKSPRESFIYCNDDQQVVAMRYDNWKLVFMEQRTQGTLKVWADPFVTLRVPLIFNLRMDPYERAQVTSNTYYDWLFSHAFLLVPAQDYIGKFLLTFKDYPQRQKAASFNLDEVMQKLKEVPAK; encoded by the coding sequence ATGAATCTCAAGCGAATGTGCGGCGCGTTTATCGCACTGCTGACGATCACGCTGCTCTCGCCGCTGTTCACTTCGGCCCAGAGCAAGCGGCCGAATATCGTCATCATCTGGGGCGACGACATTGGGCAGTCGAACGTCAGCGCCTACTCTCATGGCGTGATGGGTTACAAGACGCCGAACATCGACCGCCTCGCCAAGGAAGGGATGATGTTCACCGACTATTACGCGGAGCAAAGTTGCACCGCAGGGCGGGCCTCGTTTCTCACGGGGCAGCATGGTCTGCGCACGGGCATGACCAAAGTCGGCCTGCCAGCAGCCACCTTGGGCCTGCAGAAGGAAGACCCAACCATCGCCGAATTGCTCAAACCGCTGGGCTACACGACGGGCCAATTCGGCAAGAACCATTTGGGCGACCGGAACGAGTTTCTGCCAACCGTGCATGGCTTCGACGAGTTTTACGGCAATCTCTATCACTTGAATGCGGAAGAGGAACCCGAGCATCCCGACTATCCCAAGGATCCAGCCTTCCGCGCGAAGTACGGACCCCGCGGCGTGATGGACTGCAAAGCCACGTTCAACGATGACCCGACCATCGACCCGCGCTTCGGCCGGGTCGGCAGGCAAATCATCAAAGACACTGGCCCGCTGACCAAGAAGCGGATGGAGACGATCGACGACGACGTCGCTGGTCGCGCCGCCGACTTCATCCAACGCCAGTCCAAGACCAACAAGCCTTTCTTCGTGTGGGTGAACTTCACGCACATGCACGCTCGGACGTATCCGAAGCCGGAGAGCAAGGGACAGTCGGGCCGCTGGCAGAGCGAGTATCACGACGTGATGATCGACCACGATCGGAATGTGGGAACGGTACTCAAGGCTCTCGATGATGCCGGAATCGCTGGCGATACCTTTGTGATGTACAGCACCGATAACGGACCGCATATGAATACCTGGCCGGACGGCGCGATGACTCCGTTCCGGAACGAGAAGAACACGAACTGGGAAGGAGCCTATCGTGTTCCTTGCATGGTCAAGTGGCCGAACAAGATCAAGCCTGGCAGCGTCTCCAACGACATCGTCGGTCATCACGACTGGCTGCCGACGCTTCTGGCAATGGCCGGCGATACCGACGTCACCAACAAACTGCTCAAAGGGCACCAGGTCGGTGACATGACCTACAAAGTGCATCTCGATGGCTTCAATCTCGTTCCCTACCTGACCGGCAAGACGGAGAAGTCCCCGCGCGAGTCGTTCATTTATTGCAACGACGATCAGCAGGTGGTGGCCATGCGGTACGACAATTGGAAGCTGGTTTTCATGGAACAGCGCACGCAAGGCACGCTTAAAGTCTGGGCCGACCCCTTCGTGACGCTCCGCGTACCGTTGATCTTCAACTTGCGAATGGATCCTTACGAGCGAGCACAGGTCACCTCGAACACCTACTACGATTGGCTGTTCAGCCACGCCTTTTTGCTCGTTCCCGCGCAGGACTACATCGGCAAGTTCCTGCTGACGTTCAAGGACTACCCGCAGCGTCAAAAGGCTGCCAGTTTCAACCTGGACGAGGTCATGCAGAAGCTGAAGGAAGTCCCCGCAAAGTAG
- the aqpZ gene encoding aquaporin Z — translation MDLSKRCTAEFIGTFWLVFGGCGSAVLAAAFPEVGIGLLGVSFAFGLTVLTMAYAIGHISGCHLNPAVSIGLVAGGRFKIAELAPYIIAQVVGGIAGAGMLYLIASGKADFKLADGFASNGYGEHSPGGYSLLAGFVAEFVLTFMFLLIILGATDKRAPQGFAPIAIGLGLTLIHLIGIPVTNLSVNPARSTGPAIFVMGWAVSQLWLFWLAPILGAAVAGVVYRSVFEVTDAK, via the coding sequence GTGGATCTCAGTAAACGTTGTACTGCGGAGTTTATCGGCACGTTCTGGCTCGTCTTCGGGGGCTGTGGCAGTGCCGTACTGGCGGCGGCTTTTCCCGAGGTGGGCATCGGACTGCTCGGCGTGTCATTCGCTTTCGGGCTAACGGTCCTCACGATGGCGTATGCGATTGGCCATATTTCGGGCTGCCATTTGAATCCCGCCGTCTCTATCGGTTTGGTGGCGGGAGGGCGTTTTAAGATCGCTGAGCTTGCCCCTTACATCATTGCTCAAGTGGTGGGAGGAATTGCCGGTGCTGGGATGCTCTATCTGATCGCTTCAGGAAAAGCCGACTTCAAGTTGGCGGACGGATTCGCCTCCAACGGCTACGGCGAACATTCGCCTGGCGGCTATTCCTTACTGGCAGGATTCGTCGCCGAGTTCGTCCTCACTTTCATGTTCTTGCTGATTATCCTCGGCGCGACCGACAAGCGAGCGCCGCAAGGCTTCGCGCCGATCGCTATCGGTTTGGGCCTGACGCTGATCCATCTGATCGGCATCCCCGTCACGAATCTCTCGGTCAACCCAGCACGATCGACTGGCCCCGCAATCTTCGTGATGGGTTGGGCCGTGAGTCAACTATGGCTGTTTTGGCTTGCACCGATCCTGGGCGCGGCAGTCGCGGGTGTCGTGTATCGGTCGGTCTTTGAAGTCACAGACGCGAAATAA
- a CDS encoding arylsulfatase — translation MKTKLAFLAALCCIVPAAFAATPDDGSVLPFPPAPTASKAGPTLQESIHKRRIEPNRFPKGAPNVLIVLIDDAGFGVPDTFGGFAHTPTLSKLCNEGISYNRFHTTSICSPTRAALLTGRNHQRVGNGTIAERAVDWDGYTGVMPKTAATMAEVLKNYGYKTSAFGKWHNTPADQTTAMGPFNYWPTGYGFEYFYGFLAGETSQWEPRLVENTTAIEPPHDEKYHLTEDMADQGITWLKKHRAFSPDKPFLMYWAPGGVHGPHHVNASWADKYKGKFNQGWDKLREEVFARQKAIGWIPANAELTPRDSTMPAWADIPEAERAFQTRLMELYAGFCEHTDAQVGKLVDFLDESGQRDNTIILYLWGDNGSSAEGQNGSISELLAQNQIPNTIPQQIKALDGLGGLNALGGPLTDNIYNASWAWAGSTPFRSTKLVAAHFGGTRNPLVVSWPKRIKADKTPRSQFYHVNDIVPTLYDVIGIKAPKEVNGFPQDPIDGVSMAASFTDAKAPENKHVQYFDNNGSDGIYKDGWYACTFGPLSPWLNAQPGLDKWDSSKAVWELYDLTKDFTQMHDLAKQHPEKVEEIKKLFLAQAEENKAFPIGAGIWLRIHPEDRIKSPYTSWIFDDTTTRMPEFTAPALGNHNNTVTIDLECGADASGVLYAMGGAGGGLTCYMDKGHLIFEYNLMIIDRSIAKSAEKVAPGKHTIVVNTALKAAKSGAPADIVLTVDGKEVARTTAKMTVPAAFTASESFDVGTDLGSTVSRDYYERRPFKFDGLIKKVTVELK, via the coding sequence ATGAAAACTAAGCTCGCGTTCCTCGCCGCCCTATGCTGCATTGTCCCAGCGGCCTTCGCCGCCACGCCCGACGACGGGTCCGTGCTGCCATTTCCGCCAGCTCCTACCGCCAGCAAGGCGGGGCCAACGCTGCAAGAATCCATCCACAAACGTCGCATCGAGCCGAATCGGTTTCCGAAAGGCGCGCCGAACGTGCTGATCGTGCTCATCGACGACGCCGGGTTCGGCGTCCCGGACACCTTCGGGGGTTTCGCACACACGCCGACGCTTTCGAAGCTTTGCAATGAGGGAATCAGCTACAACCGCTTCCATACAACGTCGATCTGTTCCCCGACCCGCGCTGCATTGCTCACGGGGCGCAATCACCAGCGAGTTGGCAACGGCACCATCGCCGAGCGCGCGGTGGATTGGGACGGCTACACCGGCGTGATGCCGAAGACAGCCGCAACGATGGCTGAGGTCCTGAAGAACTACGGTTACAAGACCTCCGCCTTCGGCAAATGGCATAACACTCCCGCCGACCAGACGACAGCGATGGGGCCGTTCAACTATTGGCCCACGGGGTACGGCTTCGAGTACTTTTATGGCTTCCTGGCCGGCGAGACATCGCAATGGGAGCCGCGCCTCGTCGAGAACACGACAGCCATCGAGCCGCCGCACGATGAGAAGTACCACCTGACCGAGGACATGGCGGACCAGGGAATCACCTGGCTGAAGAAGCACCGGGCATTTTCGCCGGACAAGCCGTTCCTCATGTATTGGGCACCCGGCGGCGTCCACGGCCCGCACCACGTCAATGCGTCTTGGGCTGACAAATACAAAGGCAAGTTCAATCAGGGCTGGGACAAACTGCGTGAGGAAGTCTTCGCTCGCCAAAAAGCGATCGGGTGGATTCCCGCCAATGCCGAACTCACGCCGCGCGACTCGACAATGCCTGCTTGGGCGGACATCCCTGAAGCGGAACGTGCTTTCCAAACGCGGCTGATGGAACTCTATGCCGGATTCTGCGAACACACGGATGCCCAGGTTGGCAAGCTGGTGGATTTCCTCGATGAATCCGGTCAGCGCGACAACACGATCATCCTCTATCTCTGGGGCGACAACGGTTCGTCGGCCGAGGGTCAGAACGGTTCAATCAGCGAACTCCTCGCGCAGAACCAGATCCCCAACACCATTCCCCAACAGATCAAGGCGCTCGACGGACTGGGCGGCCTCAACGCGCTGGGCGGCCCATTGACCGACAACATCTATAATGCGAGCTGGGCCTGGGCTGGCAGCACACCCTTCCGTTCCACGAAACTTGTCGCGGCTCATTTTGGCGGCACGCGCAACCCTCTCGTCGTATCTTGGCCGAAGAGAATCAAGGCCGATAAGACTCCACGCTCGCAGTTCTATCACGTCAACGACATCGTTCCGACGCTGTACGACGTGATCGGCATCAAGGCCCCGAAGGAAGTTAACGGTTTCCCACAGGACCCCATCGACGGCGTCAGCATGGCCGCCAGCTTCACCGATGCGAAAGCACCCGAAAATAAACACGTCCAGTATTTCGACAACAACGGCAGCGACGGCATTTACAAGGATGGTTGGTACGCCTGCACCTTCGGACCGCTTAGCCCATGGCTGAATGCCCAGCCCGGACTCGACAAGTGGGATTCCTCGAAAGCCGTCTGGGAGCTTTATGACCTCACCAAGGACTTCACGCAGATGCACGACCTCGCCAAACAGCATCCGGAGAAAGTCGAAGAAATCAAAAAGCTCTTTCTGGCACAGGCCGAAGAAAACAAGGCATTTCCCATCGGAGCTGGCATCTGGCTGCGCATTCATCCCGAAGATCGGATCAAATCACCTTACACGAGTTGGATTTTCGACGACACGACCACCCGCATGCCTGAGTTCACTGCGCCCGCGTTGGGCAACCACAACAACACAGTCACCATCGATCTCGAATGCGGTGCGGATGCCAGTGGCGTGCTCTATGCGATGGGCGGAGCGGGCGGAGGCCTCACTTGTTACATGGATAAGGGTCACCTGATCTTTGAATACAATCTCATGATCATCGACCGGTCCATTGCGAAGTCGGCAGAAAAGGTCGCCCCCGGCAAGCACACCATTGTCGTGAACACCGCACTCAAGGCCGCCAAATCCGGTGCGCCCGCCGACATCGTGCTCACTGTTGACGGCAAGGAAGTCGCTCGAACCACGGCGAAGATGACCGTACCGGCCGCGTTCACTGCCAG